In Candidatus Poribacteria bacterium, one DNA window encodes the following:
- a CDS encoding DUF255 domain-containing protein: protein MTRELGGTPRNDTERRRMRSIVRTWILVAAAFAWLPASASAQAIQFGGAAEQVRFSMSLDAVEAKPGTTVKASIHTKIADGWHIYSLNPHGEETGPLPTEVTVDAGDLRRVGRVQQPTPIRKRDNAFDMEVELFEREVTFVQMLLVPDTAESGPRQITATIRFMVCNDRSCLPPTTVQTSAMLEIVGGSAPADGEPKVAALDPNAPQPLSEPVEGASAEPVPEPAAPTTAAEPATQESATTRLERARAQGLLAYLGFAVSVGFLALLTPCVFPMIPITVSFFTKKEGLTRLQGLFQAILYSLAIVGTFTVLGIALALAFGAAAIQGIASNIWVNAFVAGVFIVFALNLFGAFEIRVPYQLMGWLGSAGDKGPGSLATLLMGLTFTLTSFTCTVPFVGTVLVAATQGDVAWAALGMLGFSAAFASPFFLLALFPQLLHALPKSGGWLNAVKVTLGFVELAAGLKFLSNIDLVLGWRVLPREAFLAIWVALAIVAGVYLLGRLRLPSDTAADHVGVARMLWGVGALATGLFLLSGLQGKPLGELDAFLPPYALSAQASVAGAANAERHTWLQTYDEGMTVAKSSGKPIFIDFTGVTCTNCRWMEKNIFAREGVSELFDEFVLVQLWTDKADPESRANQAMQRSRFGTVALPFYAVMSPGDQILATFDGLTRDPDEFKSFLRRGIAQHDASQAPTTPRAADAQTSSP, encoded by the coding sequence ATGACCCGCGAGTTGGGCGGTACGCCACGGAACGACACGGAGCGGCGGCGGATGCGAAGCATCGTGCGAACCTGGATCCTCGTCGCGGCGGCGTTCGCCTGGCTGCCTGCGTCCGCCAGCGCCCAAGCCATCCAGTTCGGCGGCGCGGCGGAGCAGGTCCGGTTCAGCATGTCGCTCGATGCCGTCGAGGCGAAGCCCGGCACGACCGTCAAGGCATCGATCCACACCAAGATCGCCGACGGGTGGCACATCTACTCGCTGAACCCCCACGGTGAGGAAACAGGTCCACTCCCGACCGAGGTCACGGTGGATGCCGGCGATCTGCGCCGCGTGGGTCGCGTTCAGCAACCGACGCCGATCCGCAAGCGCGACAACGCGTTCGACATGGAGGTCGAGCTGTTCGAGCGCGAGGTCACGTTCGTGCAGATGCTGCTCGTGCCGGACACTGCGGAGTCGGGCCCTCGGCAGATCACCGCGACGATCCGGTTCATGGTGTGCAACGATCGCTCGTGTCTGCCTCCGACGACGGTTCAGACCTCCGCCATGCTCGAGATCGTCGGCGGATCCGCTCCGGCGGATGGTGAGCCCAAGGTCGCGGCTCTCGATCCGAATGCCCCTCAACCGCTATCGGAGCCCGTCGAGGGAGCCAGCGCCGAACCTGTTCCCGAACCGGCAGCGCCAACGACTGCAGCGGAGCCTGCCACGCAGGAATCCGCGACCACTCGCCTGGAACGCGCCCGCGCCCAAGGACTGCTGGCGTATCTGGGATTCGCCGTGTCGGTCGGGTTCCTTGCCCTGCTGACGCCATGCGTGTTCCCGATGATCCCGATCACGGTCTCCTTCTTCACCAAGAAGGAAGGCTTGACACGCCTTCAGGGATTGTTCCAGGCGATCCTGTACAGTCTCGCCATCGTGGGGACGTTCACCGTGCTGGGTATCGCGCTGGCGTTGGCGTTCGGAGCTGCCGCGATCCAGGGGATTGCCTCGAACATCTGGGTCAACGCGTTCGTGGCGGGGGTCTTCATCGTCTTCGCCCTGAACCTGTTCGGGGCTTTCGAGATCCGCGTTCCGTACCAGTTGATGGGCTGGCTGGGGTCCGCCGGGGACAAGGGGCCGGGGTCTCTCGCCACGCTGCTCATGGGCTTGACGTTCACGCTCACCAGCTTCACCTGCACGGTTCCGTTCGTGGGCACCGTGTTGGTCGCGGCGACTCAGGGAGATGTCGCCTGGGCGGCGTTGGGGATGCTCGGTTTCTCAGCCGCGTTCGCGTCGCCGTTCTTCCTGCTGGCGCTCTTCCCGCAACTGTTGCACGCCCTGCCGAAGAGCGGTGGGTGGCTGAACGCCGTCAAGGTGACCCTGGGCTTTGTCGAGCTCGCAGCGGGGCTGAAGTTCCTGAGCAACATCGACCTGGTGCTGGGCTGGCGCGTGCTGCCGCGCGAGGCGTTCCTGGCGATCTGGGTCGCGTTGGCGATTGTCGCTGGGGTCTATCTCTTGGGTCGGCTGCGACTGCCGAGCGATACAGCCGCCGACCATGTGGGCGTGGCGCGCATGCTGTGGGGCGTCGGGGCGCTGGCGACAGGTCTGTTCCTGTTGTCCGGTCTCCAGGGCAAACCCCTGGGCGAACTGGACGCGTTCCTGCCGCCGTACGCGCTGAGCGCGCAGGCATCCGTCGCCGGAGCGGCGAACGCGGAGCGCCATACTTGGCTGCAGACATACGACGAGGGCATGACGGTCGCGAAGTCGTCCGGGAAACCCATCTTCATCGACTTCACAGGGGTCACCTGCACCAACTGCCGATGGATGGAGAAGAACATCTTCGCGCGGGAGGGCGTGTCGGAGCTGTTCGATGAGTTCGTGCTGGTGCAGCTCTGGACGGACAAGGCGGATCCTGAGTCCCGCGCGAACCAGGCGATGCAGCGCTCGCGGTTCGGGACAGTGGCGCTTCCGTTCTACGCGGTTATGTCCCCAGGCGATCAGATTCTGGCGACGTTCGACGGGCTGACGCGCGATCCCGACGAGTTTAAATCCTTCCTCCGTCGCGGCATCGCCCAGCACGATGCGAGCCAGGCTCCGACGACGCCTCGTGCCGCCGACGCGCAGACGAGCAGTCCATGA